One Euwallacea similis isolate ESF13 chromosome 16, ESF131.1, whole genome shotgun sequence DNA segment encodes these proteins:
- the LOC136413971 gene encoding tigger transposable element-derived protein 4-like, producing MPPNTSSKLQPMDQGVIHSLKSHYRRLLLSEMISCMDSGKEKFIITLLDAIRFIHMAWQKVSKQTIRNCFRHAGFLENENFDSDDDLPLVEWLKKNQCKNKTDIQEDFLQTNNDFHEFVHVDDNLVSVEFLDDNAIIASVSSASDTYDDDEEDEDAAYENNEIISVPTTTEALRYVSSIRQFLQSRNTPQNVLDGIAHVELHINEIHFTTIKQTKISDFFLSNS from the coding sequence ATGCCACCAAACACTAGTTCTAAATTACAACCCATGGATCAGGGTGTTATCCATAGTCTAAAGAGTCATTATCGACGACTCCTCCTCTCGGAAATGATATCTTGTATGGATAGtggtaaggaaaaatttattattactctttTGGATGCAATACGCTTTATTCATATGGCATGGCAAAAGGTGTCAAAGCAAacgattagaaattgttttcgacatgccggttttctcgaaaatgagaattttgattcagatgaTGACTTACCATTAGTCGAatggcttaaaaaaaatcaatgcaaaaataaaaccgatattcaagaggattttcttcaaaccaacaacgattttcatgaatttgttcATGTGGATGACAATCTTGTGAGCGTTGAGTTTTTAGACGATAATGCCATTATTGCGTCTGTGTCTTCTGCATCTGACacttatgatgatgatgaggaaGACGAAGATGCAGCATAtgagaataatgaaataatatccgTTCCTACAACCACAGAAGCACTTCGATATGTTTCTAGTATtcgtcaatttcttcaatcgcGAAATACTCCACAAAATGTTCTCGATGGAATAGCCCATGTGGAATtacatataaatgaaattcattttaccacaataaaacaaaccaaaattagcgatttttttctttctaattcctaa
- the LOC136413972 gene encoding tigger transposable element-derived protein 4-like produces MGLSKSTVATIWKNKETILKTFESGQHSNVKKIKKPNNYEVDQRLLKWFSQQRNNNAIVSGAILQSKAEDFASKVSGNQEPKFNRSWIERFKRRHNITSGRIAGESTSVDMNIIDDWLQNKWPIIRSNFKDEDIFNGDETGLFFKLTPDRTLKFKGQTCEGGKLSKERITIFVVANLTGSEKRKLLVIGKSKNPRCFKNIVQLPVTYKSNKRAWMNSEIFINALREWDEGIIVRLIPMLKI; encoded by the exons ATGGGATTAAGTAAATCAACg gttgcaacaatttggaaaaataaagaaacaatccTAAAAACCTTCGAAAGTGGACaacattcaaatgtaaaaaaaatcaaaaagcccAATAATTATGAAGTTGACCAAAgactcttaaaatggttttctcaacaaagaaataataacgCAATTGTTAGCGGTGCTATATTACAATCAAAAGCTGAAGATTTTGCAAGTAAGGTGTCCGGAAACCAGGAAccgaaatttaatagaagCTGGATCGAAAGGTTCAAAAGAAGGCATAATATTACGAGTGGAAGAATTGCTGGAGAATCGACTTCAGTTGATATGAACATTATAGATGACTGGCTGCAAAACAAATGGCCAATAATTAGGTCAAACTTTAAGGATGAGGACATCTTCAATGGAGATGAAACCGGTTTATTCTTCAAGCTTACACCTGATAGAACACTAAAGTTTAAAGGGCAAACCTGTGAAGGTGGAAAGCTTTCCAAAGAAAGAATCACTATATTTGTTGTAGCGAATTTGACAGGatccgaaaaaagaaagttattggtaattggaaaatctaaaaaccctagatgttttaagaatattgtACAATTGCCAGTAACTTATAAGTCCAATAAAAGGGCATGGATGAattcagagatttttataaatgcattACGTGAATGGGATGAAGGGATAATTGTCCGGCTCATCccgatgttaaaaatttga
- the LOC136414115 gene encoding cytochrome b5-like isoform X2: MTQDAEIKYFTLEEVKVHDGKQDPKVWFIYKDSVYDVTDYLDDHPGGGDLITEYAGRDATKGFDDFGHSSDAKKQLKCYKIGEIVEEQRKGKKKNPTKVAAGGPTVKTVSPEKPPASCVNIVTCGLCG, encoded by the exons ATGACTCAAGATgcagaaattaaatatttcacccTCGAGGAAGTGAAAGTTCACGACGGGAAGCAAGATCCTAAAGTTTGGTTTATTTACAAGGATAGCGTCTATGATGTTACTGACTACTTAGACGAT CATCCTGGGGGTGGCGATCTCATAACTGAATACGCAGGAAGGGATGCGACTAAGGGTTTCGACGATTTCGGACATTCCTCAGACGCAAAGAAACAATTGAAGTGTTATAAAATTGGGGAGATAGTAGAG GAACAAAGAAAaggcaagaagaaaaatccaaCCAAAGTTGCTGCTGGAGGACCGACGGTTAAAACGGTATCCCCAGAAAAGCCACCAGCAAG CTGCGTCAACATCGTCACTTGCGGTCTATGTggataa
- the LOC136414115 gene encoding cytochrome b5-like isoform X1: protein MTQDAEIKYFTLEEVKVHDGKQDPKVWFIYKDSVYDVTDYLDDHPGGGDLITEYAGRDATKGFDDFGHSSDAKKQLKCYKIGEIVEEQRKGKKKNPTKVAAGGPTVKTVSPEKPPARSCVNIVTCGLCG from the exons ATGACTCAAGATgcagaaattaaatatttcacccTCGAGGAAGTGAAAGTTCACGACGGGAAGCAAGATCCTAAAGTTTGGTTTATTTACAAGGATAGCGTCTATGATGTTACTGACTACTTAGACGAT CATCCTGGGGGTGGCGATCTCATAACTGAATACGCAGGAAGGGATGCGACTAAGGGTTTCGACGATTTCGGACATTCCTCAGACGCAAAGAAACAATTGAAGTGTTATAAAATTGGGGAGATAGTAGAG GAACAAAGAAAaggcaagaagaaaaatccaaCCAAAGTTGCTGCTGGAGGACCGACGGTTAAAACGGTATCCCCAGAAAAGCCACCAGCAAG AAGCTGCGTCAACATCGTCACTTGCGGTCTATGTggataa